The proteins below come from a single Oncorhynchus gorbuscha isolate QuinsamMale2020 ecotype Even-year linkage group LG12, OgorEven_v1.0, whole genome shotgun sequence genomic window:
- the adipoqa gene encoding adiponectin: MYFVQSQRSQIRGQVTMVTMSWMLLLCVLAEGYRSEVGVQEGCGHWMGGIPGTPGLDGQDGRDGREGRQGETGDTGLPGVRGERGEVGEVGGDGFQGRRGFPGAPGLQGQRGESSFLYRSAFSVGLTTPTTTTDTPLHFTKIFYNEQHHYDDISGKFRCFIPGVYYFTFHLTVQGQGCKVGLYRNGRVMSLTLDQFLTSDLDQSSGGAVLNLSSGDQVWLQVYGAEQEEVGIYADINNDSTFTGFLIQPRLPSSPLDNRRR; the protein is encoded by the exons ATGTACTTCGTGCAATCTCAGAGGTCACAGATCAGAGGTCAGGTCACCATGGTAACAATGAGCTGGATGCTGCTGTTGTGTGTGCTGGCAGAGGGGTATAGGTCAGAGGTCGGAGTTCAGGAGGGGTGCGGCCATTGGATGGGAGGTATTCCTGGGACTCCTGGTCTGGACGGGCAggatgggagagatgggagagagggacgccagggagagacaggagacactgGACTTCCAG GTGTgcgaggtgagaggggagaggtaggggaAGTTGGGGGGGACGGATTCCAGGGACGACGGGGTTTCCCGGGGGCCCCAGGGCTGCAGGGGCAGAGGGGCGAGAGTTCCTTCCTGTATCGCTCTGCCTTCAGCGTGGGACTAACCACACCCACTACCACGACAGACACACCCCTTCACTTCACCAAGATCTTCTACAACGAACAg catcaCTATGATGACATCTCAGGGAAGTTCCGCTGTTTTATCCCCGGAGTGTACTACTTCACCTTCCACCTCACTGTACAG ggTCAGGGGTGTAAGGTGGGGCTGTACCGTAACGGCCGTGTCATGTCGCTGACTCTGGACCAgttcctgacctctgacctggacCAGTCCTCTGGAGGGGCAGTCCTAAACCTCTCATCTGGAGACCAGGTATGGCTGCAG GTGTATGGTGCAGAACAGGAAGAAGTTGGAATTTACGCCGACATCAACAACGACTCCACCTTTACTGGCTTTCTGATTCAGCCGCGCCTACCTAGCAGCCCATTGGACAACCGCCGACGCTGA
- the cops9 gene encoding COP9 signalosome complex subunit 9 yields MKPAVDEMFPEGAGPYVDLDEAGGSSGLLMDLAANEKAVHSDFFNDFEDLFDDEDLQ; encoded by the exons ATGAAACCAGCGGTGGACGAGATGTTCCCTGAAGGCGCCGGGCCTTATGTGGATCTAGACGAG gcAGGGGGCAGCAGCGGTCTGCTCATGGACCTGGCAGCAAATGAGAAAGCAGTGCACTCAGACTTCTTcaacg acTTCGAGGATTTGTTTGATGATGAGGACCTGCAGTGA
- the otos gene encoding otospiralin → MKLLVQLSILFLCLITCKLTDARAFTPEGVPYDEPPAVPYWPYTTSDFWHYVEYFRSIGAYNHINEMARAFYAHQHLGDTLGYETNEGHEH, encoded by the exons ATGAAGTTGCTGGTTCAGCTTAGtattctcttcctctgtctcatcACCTGTAAGCTCACTG ATGCCAGAGCCTTCACCCCTGAAGGAG ttccATATGATGAGCCCCCGGCAGTCCCATACTGGCCCTACACCACCTCAGACTTCTGGCACTACGTAGAGTACTTCCGGTCTATTGGAGCCTACAACCACATCAATGAAATGGCCCGGGCCTTCTATGCTCACcaacacctgggagacacactGGGATATGAGACCAACGAGGGACATGaacattga
- the and1 gene encoding actinodin1 isoform X1: MAGRSRTSFSGVLTAALLATILLPEFLSAGPVFQKLNGHVGDATEETAVAMASARKLVRNRRNISWYKQHSDFWSWYKYFTDNGNTEAVQELDRVYLAYLQNKNRAEGRRSYKAYLGHLGDIYKACADSEDPNCVASATSRQKPETPKAPPKPAPVKACDPYRDPYCLYAAKSQPPPSPGPVKAPAPNYVRAPVAVKEPHSGYYYSPAVQPFLSKEQKAELLRICSAEDVDCLQYHLRAAFGHNPSAGPLPSYAHLGCDPKDPTCKPQLVQKAPSGLFLRYPNCDPRDPRCVYAASLQAPRAPAPPAPSGPGSCNPLFEDGCNPLTATKYATAPEEFKEEHKDEPAAMRAAPPAPEQRSDPFAMYRDANANGNHQGNAPSSQAGDPYAMYRQGSALSAQASDPYAMYRQGSALGAQASDPYAMYRQGSALGAQASDPYAMYRQGSAPSAQPSDPYAMYRQGSAQASDPYAMYRQGSALRAQASDPYAMYRQASSPSAPAIDPYAMYRRAIATAQANDPYTMYRQANANDPLEMYREAAASMHRHVPPSPPQQAPAPPPRYEEPTQEDRHPLGPRGRTKEGYECFIGYDQECYPIARAEPRSGVHRNTAYPAEPYEPHLNADGSRNGVLEPSDPDCDPEYDTNCRLRRYEPREDLLPDANAQAVHQGEPQHSRDHSYNQGEPQHSRDHSYNQGEPERESEADSEPYQSGQEETYGAYPPPSQGLSYGSYPSTQQGMPSFQDMLRGYGDQYPEQDNHRAYAADYRQK; encoded by the exons atGGCTGGAAGGAGCAGAACGTCGTTCTCCGGTGTGTTGACTGCTGCTCTGCTGGCCACCATACTGCTGCCTG aATTCCTTTCGGCAGGGCCGGTGTTTCAGAAGCTCAATGGACATG TAGGGGATGCCACTGAAGAGACAGCGGTTGCCATGGCATCGGCAAGGAAGCTTGTCCGTAACCGTAGAAACATCAGCTGGTACAAGCAACACTCAGACTTCTGGAGCTGGTACAAATACTTCACGGACAATGGAAACACGGAGGCA GTCCAGGAGCTGGACAGGGTCTACCTGGCCTACCTCCAAAATAAGAACCGTGCTGAGGGACGTCGCTCTTATAAGGCCTACCTGGGCCACCTAGGGGACATCTACAAGGCCTGCGCCGACTCAGAGGACCCAAACTGTGTGGCCTCGGCCACTAGCCGGCAAAAACCTGAAACCCCCAAGGCCCCTCCTAAGCCCGCCCCTGTCAAGGCCTGTGACCCCTACAG GGACCCATATTGTCTGTATGCTGCCAAGAGCCAGCCCCCACCTTCCCCTGGCCCGGTCAAGGCCCCAGCCCCCAATTATGTGCGCGCCCCTGTGGCTGTGAAAGAACCTCATTCTGGGTACTACTACTCCCCCGCTGTGCAGCCCTTCCTGTCCAAG GAGCAGAAGGCGGAGCTGCTGCGTATCTGTTCAGCGGAGGACGTGGACTGTCTCCAGTACCACCTGAGAGCTGCTTTCGGCCACAATCCCTCCGCTGGGCCCCTGCCCTCCTACGCCCACCTGGGCTGTGACCCGAAAGACCCCACCTGTAAACCCCAGCTGGTCCAAAAAGCTCCCTCCGGCCTCTTCCTCCGTTACCCCAACTGTGACCCCAGAGACCCTCGCTGCGTCTACGCTGCCTCACTACAG GCACCCCGTGCCCCTGCTCCCCCTGCCCCGTCAGGTCCTGGTTCCTGCAACCCTCTGTTTGAGGACGGTTGTAACCCTCTCACTGCAACCAAGTACGCCACGGCACCAGAGGAGTTCAAGGAAGAACACAAAGATGAACCCGCCGCAATGCGTGCTGCGCCCCCAGCTCCCGAGCAACGCAGCGACCCATTCGCTATGTACCGGGATGCTAATGCTAATGGTAACCACCAAGGCAATGCTCCAAGCTCTCAAGCTGGTGACCCATATGCCATGTACCGCCAAGGCAGTGCTCTCAGCGCTCAAGCTAGTGACCCATATGCCATGTACCGCCAAGGCAGTGCTCTCGGTGCTCAAGCTAGTGACCCATATGCCATGTACCGCCAAGGCAGTGCTCTCGGTGCTCAAGCTAGTGACCCATATGCTATGTACCGCCAAGGCAGTGCTCCCAGCGCTCAACCTAGTGACCCATATGCTATGTACCGCCAAGGCAGCGCTCAAGCTAGTGACCCATATGCTATGTACCGCCAAGGCAGTGCTCTCAGAGCTCAAGCTAGTGACCCATATGCCATGTACCGCCAAGCCAGTTCTCCCAGCGCTCCAGCTATTGACCCATATGCCATGTACCGCCGAGCTATCGCTACTGCTCAAGCTAACGACCCATACACCATGTACAGGCAGGCTAATGCTAACGATCCCTTAGAAATGTACCGTGAAGCTGCAGCCTCCATGCACAGACATGTCCCCCCCTCCCCGCCACAACAGGCCCCCGCCCCCCCTCCCCGCTATGAGGAGCCCACACAGGAGGATCGCCACCCGCTGGGCCCCCGGGGAAGGACCAAGGAGGGCTATGAATGCTTCATCGGCTACGACCAGGAGTGCTACCCAATAGCCCGCGCAGAGCCGCGTTCTGGCGTCCACCGTAACACCGCCTACCCCGCCGAGCCCTACGAGCCGCATCTCAATGCCGATGGATCACGGAACGGAGTTCTGGAGCCTTCTGACCCCGACTGTGACCCGGAGTACGACACCAACTGCCGCCTGCGTCGCTATGAACCCCGGGAGGATCTGCTGCCAGACGCCAACGCCCAAGCTGTACACCAGGGGGAGCCACAGCACAGCCGGGACCATAGCTACAACCAGGGGGAGCCACAGCACAGCCGGGACCATAGCTACAACcagggggagccagagagagaaagcgaggcaGATTCAGAGCCATACCAGAGTGGCCAGGAGGAGACCTACGGGGCTTACCCCCCTCCCTCGCAGGGGCTGTCATACGGATCCTACCCCTCAACCCAGCAGGGAATGCCCAGCTTCCAGGACATGCTGAGAGGATACGGAGACCAGTACCCTGAACAGGATAACCACAGAGCATACGCTGCTGACTACCGCCaaaaataa
- the and1 gene encoding actinodin1 isoform X2: MAGRSRTSFSGVLTAALLATILLPEFLSAGPVFQKLNGHGDATEETAVAMASARKLVRNRRNISWYKQHSDFWSWYKYFTDNGNTEAVQELDRVYLAYLQNKNRAEGRRSYKAYLGHLGDIYKACADSEDPNCVASATSRQKPETPKAPPKPAPVKACDPYRDPYCLYAAKSQPPPSPGPVKAPAPNYVRAPVAVKEPHSGYYYSPAVQPFLSKEQKAELLRICSAEDVDCLQYHLRAAFGHNPSAGPLPSYAHLGCDPKDPTCKPQLVQKAPSGLFLRYPNCDPRDPRCVYAASLQAPRAPAPPAPSGPGSCNPLFEDGCNPLTATKYATAPEEFKEEHKDEPAAMRAAPPAPEQRSDPFAMYRDANANGNHQGNAPSSQAGDPYAMYRQGSALSAQASDPYAMYRQGSALGAQASDPYAMYRQGSALGAQASDPYAMYRQGSAPSAQPSDPYAMYRQGSAQASDPYAMYRQGSALRAQASDPYAMYRQASSPSAPAIDPYAMYRRAIATAQANDPYTMYRQANANDPLEMYREAAASMHRHVPPSPPQQAPAPPPRYEEPTQEDRHPLGPRGRTKEGYECFIGYDQECYPIARAEPRSGVHRNTAYPAEPYEPHLNADGSRNGVLEPSDPDCDPEYDTNCRLRRYEPREDLLPDANAQAVHQGEPQHSRDHSYNQGEPQHSRDHSYNQGEPERESEADSEPYQSGQEETYGAYPPPSQGLSYGSYPSTQQGMPSFQDMLRGYGDQYPEQDNHRAYAADYRQK, translated from the exons atGGCTGGAAGGAGCAGAACGTCGTTCTCCGGTGTGTTGACTGCTGCTCTGCTGGCCACCATACTGCTGCCTG aATTCCTTTCGGCAGGGCCGGTGTTTCAGAAGCTCAATGGACATG GGGATGCCACTGAAGAGACAGCGGTTGCCATGGCATCGGCAAGGAAGCTTGTCCGTAACCGTAGAAACATCAGCTGGTACAAGCAACACTCAGACTTCTGGAGCTGGTACAAATACTTCACGGACAATGGAAACACGGAGGCA GTCCAGGAGCTGGACAGGGTCTACCTGGCCTACCTCCAAAATAAGAACCGTGCTGAGGGACGTCGCTCTTATAAGGCCTACCTGGGCCACCTAGGGGACATCTACAAGGCCTGCGCCGACTCAGAGGACCCAAACTGTGTGGCCTCGGCCACTAGCCGGCAAAAACCTGAAACCCCCAAGGCCCCTCCTAAGCCCGCCCCTGTCAAGGCCTGTGACCCCTACAG GGACCCATATTGTCTGTATGCTGCCAAGAGCCAGCCCCCACCTTCCCCTGGCCCGGTCAAGGCCCCAGCCCCCAATTATGTGCGCGCCCCTGTGGCTGTGAAAGAACCTCATTCTGGGTACTACTACTCCCCCGCTGTGCAGCCCTTCCTGTCCAAG GAGCAGAAGGCGGAGCTGCTGCGTATCTGTTCAGCGGAGGACGTGGACTGTCTCCAGTACCACCTGAGAGCTGCTTTCGGCCACAATCCCTCCGCTGGGCCCCTGCCCTCCTACGCCCACCTGGGCTGTGACCCGAAAGACCCCACCTGTAAACCCCAGCTGGTCCAAAAAGCTCCCTCCGGCCTCTTCCTCCGTTACCCCAACTGTGACCCCAGAGACCCTCGCTGCGTCTACGCTGCCTCACTACAG GCACCCCGTGCCCCTGCTCCCCCTGCCCCGTCAGGTCCTGGTTCCTGCAACCCTCTGTTTGAGGACGGTTGTAACCCTCTCACTGCAACCAAGTACGCCACGGCACCAGAGGAGTTCAAGGAAGAACACAAAGATGAACCCGCCGCAATGCGTGCTGCGCCCCCAGCTCCCGAGCAACGCAGCGACCCATTCGCTATGTACCGGGATGCTAATGCTAATGGTAACCACCAAGGCAATGCTCCAAGCTCTCAAGCTGGTGACCCATATGCCATGTACCGCCAAGGCAGTGCTCTCAGCGCTCAAGCTAGTGACCCATATGCCATGTACCGCCAAGGCAGTGCTCTCGGTGCTCAAGCTAGTGACCCATATGCCATGTACCGCCAAGGCAGTGCTCTCGGTGCTCAAGCTAGTGACCCATATGCTATGTACCGCCAAGGCAGTGCTCCCAGCGCTCAACCTAGTGACCCATATGCTATGTACCGCCAAGGCAGCGCTCAAGCTAGTGACCCATATGCTATGTACCGCCAAGGCAGTGCTCTCAGAGCTCAAGCTAGTGACCCATATGCCATGTACCGCCAAGCCAGTTCTCCCAGCGCTCCAGCTATTGACCCATATGCCATGTACCGCCGAGCTATCGCTACTGCTCAAGCTAACGACCCATACACCATGTACAGGCAGGCTAATGCTAACGATCCCTTAGAAATGTACCGTGAAGCTGCAGCCTCCATGCACAGACATGTCCCCCCCTCCCCGCCACAACAGGCCCCCGCCCCCCCTCCCCGCTATGAGGAGCCCACACAGGAGGATCGCCACCCGCTGGGCCCCCGGGGAAGGACCAAGGAGGGCTATGAATGCTTCATCGGCTACGACCAGGAGTGCTACCCAATAGCCCGCGCAGAGCCGCGTTCTGGCGTCCACCGTAACACCGCCTACCCCGCCGAGCCCTACGAGCCGCATCTCAATGCCGATGGATCACGGAACGGAGTTCTGGAGCCTTCTGACCCCGACTGTGACCCGGAGTACGACACCAACTGCCGCCTGCGTCGCTATGAACCCCGGGAGGATCTGCTGCCAGACGCCAACGCCCAAGCTGTACACCAGGGGGAGCCACAGCACAGCCGGGACCATAGCTACAACCAGGGGGAGCCACAGCACAGCCGGGACCATAGCTACAACcagggggagccagagagagaaagcgaggcaGATTCAGAGCCATACCAGAGTGGCCAGGAGGAGACCTACGGGGCTTACCCCCCTCCCTCGCAGGGGCTGTCATACGGATCCTACCCCTCAACCCAGCAGGGAATGCCCAGCTTCCAGGACATGCTGAGAGGATACGGAGACCAGTACCCTGAACAGGATAACCACAGAGCATACGCTGCTGACTACCGCCaaaaataa